Proteins encoded within one genomic window of Bacteroides sedimenti:
- a CDS encoding LruC domain-containing protein: MKRLSRKTTLLIPFFFLITILTCCKEDYYDPYYKVPSPFAGVPDNFNWATISSATLRVNVNDEYNGEYYYTVEVFDENPVLNSGAKLLAKGVARKGDMYISEVNFPQTQGVIYVRQTSPNGLRIVQEHIIDSQEITVDFSGSQAATSVKSKSVATRSAAPAYQGNRNDAISINLNTSSVTLLAGKSYVITGGTYSGDIVFYGSWNGQKTTVFVEGEWNVPSRLTDFQNGLEIVVLSGGKVSFSSSSQTLNGYNGVNLFIMSGGLFNSDKKNININFTDTGGNIYNYGEFYLSQMKLNGGKFYNNSSLTNITSFTQTGTIENHGLLTIGNIDATSGFIIDNYCNIIVTGDISTSGGTFYLHNNTNLSCINFDLKGTTVNMEPFSLFDVTGTATFNSWSSTMNGTGTGTNYALARMKKVVCNGSKNITYSGNLELECSDHTANGKYNNVYYMISPAHMVSYGSPSVLIPASECTGKGSYPAGTKPTNPAFPIEVPTSSIYSYAIEDFWPAYGDYDMNDLVVESQSSYAVDNRNFVTSMTITARLMAVGATKKLGAAFQLDQVSAINVSSVTVESDSPNNRLNGTVFTVGANGTETEQTKAIIPLFDEAHHFLSDNASEKYYMLNTSAKGEDFPPKQVKITINFRSGTVSPTDITIKNLNYFVVTDAKKENRKEIHLPGYLPTSKAIKTYFGGGPNNIPSNNDLSLNGVYYRGTDNLIWGLMIPGSFNYPLEKSSILLAYPQFQIWATSGGTTNKDWYENQNANTTYIYKKSFKN, from the coding sequence ATGAAAAGATTATCTCGCAAAACAACACTTCTGATTCCATTCTTCTTTTTAATCACAATTCTTACCTGTTGTAAGGAAGACTATTACGACCCCTATTATAAGGTTCCCTCACCTTTTGCAGGTGTCCCCGATAATTTTAATTGGGCAACCATAAGTTCTGCTACTCTAAGGGTCAACGTTAACGACGAATATAACGGAGAATATTATTATACTGTTGAGGTCTTCGACGAAAATCCGGTATTGAATTCTGGTGCTAAACTTTTGGCTAAAGGGGTTGCCAGAAAAGGAGATATGTACATTTCAGAAGTTAACTTTCCACAAACCCAAGGAGTGATATATGTTCGACAGACATCTCCGAACGGTTTAAGAATTGTTCAAGAACATATTATTGATTCCCAAGAAATCACTGTAGATTTTTCAGGGTCACAGGCAGCAACCTCTGTCAAATCAAAATCTGTGGCAACCCGCTCCGCAGCTCCAGCCTATCAAGGTAACAGAAACGATGCAATATCCATTAATCTGAATACATCTTCCGTGACATTATTGGCTGGAAAATCATATGTCATCACCGGTGGCACCTATTCAGGAGACATTGTGTTTTATGGATCATGGAATGGTCAAAAAACAACAGTTTTTGTAGAAGGAGAATGGAATGTACCATCCAGGCTAACAGACTTTCAGAACGGACTTGAAATTGTTGTTTTAAGTGGAGGTAAGGTTTCCTTTAGCAGTAGCAGTCAGACACTAAATGGCTACAATGGAGTCAACCTATTTATTATGAGCGGAGGACTTTTTAATTCCGATAAAAAGAACATAAACATCAATTTCACCGATACCGGAGGAAACATATACAATTATGGAGAGTTTTATCTCAGCCAAATGAAGCTGAATGGAGGTAAGTTTTATAATAACAGCTCATTAACCAACATAACATCATTCACACAAACCGGAACGATTGAAAATCATGGTCTGCTAACAATTGGTAATATTGATGCAACAAGCGGTTTTATTATTGATAATTACTGCAATATAATTGTTACAGGTGACATTTCAACTTCCGGAGGAACATTCTATCTGCATAACAATACAAATTTGTCATGCATAAACTTTGATCTTAAGGGAACAACAGTAAATATGGAGCCCTTTTCACTTTTTGATGTTACAGGAACTGCCACATTTAATTCCTGGTCAAGTACTATGAATGGAACAGGCACAGGAACAAATTATGCGTTGGCCCGCATGAAAAAAGTTGTTTGCAATGGTTCTAAAAACATCACCTATAGTGGCAATTTAGAACTTGAATGCTCTGATCATACTGCAAATGGGAAATACAATAATGTCTATTATATGATATCTCCCGCCCATATGGTTAGCTATGGCTCTCCTTCTGTACTTATTCCCGCCAGTGAATGCACAGGAAAAGGGAGCTATCCGGCAGGGACTAAACCCACAAATCCTGCTTTCCCGATTGAAGTACCTACCAGTAGCATTTATTCATATGCAATAGAAGATTTCTGGCCGGCGTATGGAGACTACGACATGAACGACCTTGTAGTTGAAAGCCAAAGTTCTTACGCTGTTGATAATAGGAATTTTGTTACCAGTATGACAATTACGGCCAGATTGATGGCTGTAGGAGCCACTAAGAAACTTGGTGCAGCATTTCAGTTAGACCAGGTTTCAGCAATAAATGTAAGTAGTGTAACAGTTGAATCAGACTCTCCCAATAACCGCTTAAATGGAACAGTTTTCACTGTTGGAGCTAATGGCACAGAAACCGAACAAACAAAAGCGATTATCCCACTGTTCGATGAAGCACACCATTTTTTATCAGATAATGCAAGCGAAAAGTATTATATGCTGAATACTTCTGCAAAGGGAGAAGATTTCCCTCCAAAACAGGTGAAAATAACCATCAATTTTAGGAGCGGGACTGTAAGTCCAACAGACATTACTATCAAAAACCTGAATTATTTTGTGGTAACTGATGCTAAAAAAGAGAACCGGAAAGAAATTCATTTGCCAGGATATTTACCCACAAGCAAGGCAATAAAAACCTATTTCGGTGGAGGTCCCAATAATATTCCATCCAATAACGACCTTTCATTGAACGGAGTATATTACAGAGGAACAGATAATCTAATCTGGGGGCTTATGATTCCTGGTTCATTTAATTATCCATTGGAAAAGAGTAGTATTCTATTAGCATATCCTCAGTTTCAGATCTGGGCTACCTCTGGTGGTACAACTAATAAAGACTGGTACGAAAACCAAAATGCAAACACAACTTATATTTATAAGAAATCTTTCAAAAATTGA
- a CDS encoding response regulator — protein MKKKILLIDDKESIAKVVSIYLSAEFDLTYFENPIKAIAWLQEGNIPDLIISDIRMPEMRGDEFLHYLKNNALFKTIPVVMLSSEESTSERIRLLEEGADDYILKPFNPMELKIRIKKIIKE, from the coding sequence ATGAAAAAAAAGATATTGTTAATCGACGACAAGGAATCAATAGCCAAAGTCGTTTCCATTTATCTATCTGCAGAATTCGACCTTACCTATTTTGAAAACCCAATTAAGGCAATTGCATGGTTACAGGAAGGGAATATCCCGGATCTGATTATTTCAGATATCCGGATGCCTGAAATGCGTGGGGATGAATTCCTGCACTATCTTAAAAACAATGCATTGTTTAAAACAATCCCTGTAGTTATGCTTTCCAGTGAAGAGAGCACTTCAGAGAGAATAAGACTATTGGAAGAGGGTGCTGATGATTATATTCTGAAGCCATTTAATCCCATGGAACTCAAAATTCGTATTAAGAAAATTATTAAAGAATAA
- a CDS encoding sugar transferase, protein MQHIIYIGKNKQTIAHFIQLLKGELKIAESCYEATKLLSKCDNPRLTIILYEKETLKKDLSDITYLHNKFCLTYIVLITESVSKEESPLYLKSGICDTLHPNETKENFDQTINFIVKRQRHFNAVLRNHNAIKQFHLPVWKRIFDIIFASLALICLFPLLLLVAIAIRLESKGPIVYKSKRVGSNYKIFDFLKFRSMYTNADKRLKEFNNLNQYISDEEDSGATDISANNNEEKVVKEEMLLVSDDYVIPEKEYIAKKSIEKKNAFVKLENDPRITKVGQFIRKFSIDELPQLINIIKGDMSVVGNRPLPLYEAELLTSDEYIDRFMAPAGLTGLWQVEKRGEAGKLSSEERKMLDIKYANDYSFALDMKIILKTVTAFVQKENV, encoded by the coding sequence ATGCAACACATCATTTATATAGGTAAAAACAAGCAGACAATAGCCCATTTTATTCAATTATTAAAAGGAGAATTGAAAATTGCAGAAAGCTGCTATGAAGCTACTAAATTGCTGTCAAAATGTGACAATCCCAGGCTGACTATAATTCTTTATGAAAAAGAAACATTAAAGAAAGACTTGTCAGATATTACTTATCTGCATAATAAGTTTTGTCTCACCTATATAGTATTGATTACAGAATCAGTTTCAAAAGAAGAAAGTCCTCTTTATCTGAAAAGTGGTATTTGTGACACACTTCACCCGAATGAAACAAAGGAAAACTTTGATCAGACAATTAATTTTATAGTAAAACGGCAAAGACACTTTAATGCCGTTTTGCGTAATCATAACGCAATCAAACAGTTTCATCTTCCAGTTTGGAAAAGGATTTTTGATATCATTTTTGCAAGCCTAGCACTTATTTGTCTTTTCCCGCTTCTTTTGCTGGTAGCTATCGCTATCCGTTTAGAAAGTAAGGGCCCTATTGTTTATAAATCAAAACGGGTTGGAAGTAATTATAAAATTTTCGACTTTCTTAAATTCCGTTCCATGTACACTAACGCAGATAAACGGCTCAAGGAATTCAATAATCTGAATCAGTATATTAGTGACGAAGAAGATTCAGGAGCTACTGACATCTCGGCAAATAATAATGAAGAAAAAGTAGTCAAGGAAGAGATGCTACTTGTTTCTGATGATTATGTAATCCCCGAAAAGGAATATATTGCAAAAAAAAGCATCGAAAAGAAAAATGCTTTTGTCAAACTTGAAAACGATCCACGTATTACCAAAGTAGGACAATTTATACGTAAATTCAGTATCGATGAACTTCCTCAGTTAATAAATATCATAAAAGGAGATATGTCTGTTGTTGGTAACCGTCCTCTCCCACTCTACGAGGCAGAATTGCTTACCAGCGATGAATATATCGATCGTTTTATGGCACCAGCCGGGCTCACGGGGCTATGGCAGGTCGAAAAAAGAGGAGAAGCTGGAAAACTGTCTTCCGAAGAACGTAAAATGCTTGATATTAAGTATGCAAACGATTACTCGTTCGCATTAGACATGAAGATTATTTTAAAAACAGTAACCGCTTTTGTACAGAAAGAGAATGTATAA
- a CDS encoding TolC family protein has protein sequence MRKKLLSILVFLSIYIAPPVHAQENSVAEMTPEDYISLKLPPLDSLFENAKKNPVVQIHDTKKEEGIGLLKKEKKSWLKYLSVGAGYHYGIQAYTSGYSDSATPLYYQYNNNAMSYYNVGGAISVPLDDLFDRKRRINNQKLLIKESELEKEQKLDELKQLIIELYSSIISNISVLKLKAEYMAFANAQYQVGESDFLNGKGDASALSSMKQIQINAASDYEINRATLNSSLLKLEVISRTPILKRNK, from the coding sequence ATGAGAAAGAAACTGCTTTCAATTCTTGTTTTTTTAAGCATATATATTGCACCTCCTGTGCATGCACAAGAAAACAGTGTTGCCGAAATGACTCCGGAAGATTATATCAGCCTAAAACTTCCTCCGTTAGATTCACTGTTTGAGAATGCAAAAAAAAATCCTGTGGTACAGATTCATGACACAAAAAAGGAAGAAGGAATTGGTTTACTGAAAAAAGAAAAGAAAAGCTGGCTGAAGTATTTATCAGTGGGAGCTGGATATCACTATGGAATTCAAGCATATACATCCGGATATTCCGACTCAGCAACTCCATTATATTATCAATATAATAATAATGCAATGAGTTATTACAATGTGGGGGGGGCCATTTCAGTTCCTCTTGATGACCTATTTGATAGGAAAAGGAGAATAAACAACCAGAAACTTTTAATAAAAGAAAGTGAGTTGGAAAAAGAACAAAAATTAGACGAATTAAAACAACTAATTATTGAATTATATTCATCCATAATATCTAATATATCTGTTTTAAAATTAAAAGCTGAATACATGGCTTTTGCTAATGCTCAATATCAGGTTGGAGAAAGTGATTTTTTAAATGGTAAGGGAGACGCAAGTGCACTAAGCAGTATGAAACAAATACAAATTAATGCTGCAAGCGATTATGAAATAAATCGTGCAACATTAAATAGCTCTCTTTTAAAACTGGAGGTCATTTCAAGAACCCCAATTCTCAAAAGAAATAAATAA
- a CDS encoding GumC family protein, with the protein MLAIYSTKHMGRTYNTNTTVYTGLISGYTIETTSGAGINLTQQSTTLDNILNIITSKSTLKRVSLRLYAQNMMHGDPDHDNNYIQASSYKALLHITPKEVLKLIDKKDEKKTIANLLAYEKPNSKNFVFGLFNWNHPDYSYGSLFNKIKVNRIGSSDMIEIRFAAGDPGIAYNTLKILNEEFIEQYQELRFGETNNVIKFFEEELAKLKRKLELSEDSLTEYNLKNRIINYGEQTKQVAAQTSLYEQKCEEFLLEYNGAKTLIRELEKRMDSHTRSLRNNADFISKMQKITTLTSKITDIETFNKDNSSTEQDLKSYKNQLKKAEEDFNNFAEKYSNQRYTKEKIASEEILEQWFVQMLEMEKADAKLKLMESRKGLLDDKYVFFSPIGNTIKRKDREINFTEQNYMSMLNSLNVARLRQKNLQMTSATLRIINPPVYPVAAEATNRKSIVMAVFFGSIIAILGFFLIIELLDRTLRDKMRAERLTSTKIIGAFPGNEIGRFRNFSKTRNQISARFLGNTILAYLPENKKKIINLLSTESGDGKSFIGKQLEEHWNSIGLNTKYISWNEDFSKDSRDFLLAKSAYNLCNVAEDVDILIVEYPPLKECATPKTLINEAGLNLFIAKANKTWKLTDQILLNQVKQTGSESSVLLCLNKAENCVVESFTGQLPPYNKLNNFLYRYSQFGLTASE; encoded by the coding sequence TTGTTGGCTATTTATTCAACAAAGCATATGGGACGAACTTATAATACCAATACAACAGTGTATACAGGTCTTATTTCAGGGTATACTATTGAAACCACAAGTGGGGCCGGAATTAATCTAACCCAACAAAGTACTACCTTAGATAACATTCTGAATATTATCACCTCTAAAAGTACACTTAAAAGAGTTTCTTTGCGTCTCTATGCACAAAATATGATGCATGGTGATCCCGATCATGACAACAACTATATTCAGGCTTCATCATACAAAGCCTTATTGCACATTACTCCTAAAGAAGTATTAAAACTAATTGATAAAAAAGACGAAAAGAAGACAATTGCAAATCTTCTTGCCTACGAAAAGCCCAATTCTAAAAATTTTGTTTTTGGTTTATTTAACTGGAACCATCCAGATTATAGTTACGGTTCATTATTCAATAAAATTAAAGTTAATCGAATCGGGAGTAGCGATATGATTGAAATTAGGTTCGCAGCAGGAGACCCCGGAATAGCATATAATACATTAAAGATCCTGAATGAAGAATTCATAGAACAATATCAGGAGTTAAGATTCGGAGAGACAAACAATGTAATTAAATTCTTCGAAGAAGAGTTAGCAAAATTAAAAAGAAAGCTTGAATTATCGGAAGATTCTTTAACGGAATACAATTTAAAAAATCGTATCATCAATTATGGCGAGCAAACAAAACAAGTTGCAGCCCAAACTAGCTTATATGAACAAAAGTGTGAAGAATTTCTTCTTGAATACAATGGTGCAAAAACATTGATCAGAGAGTTGGAAAAAAGAATGGACAGCCATACTAGATCTCTACGCAACAATGCTGATTTTATCAGCAAAATGCAGAAAATAACAACTCTTACTTCAAAAATAACAGACATCGAAACATTCAATAAAGATAACTCATCAACTGAACAGGATTTAAAATCCTACAAAAATCAATTAAAAAAAGCAGAAGAAGACTTTAACAATTTTGCAGAAAAATATAGTAACCAAAGATATACTAAAGAAAAAATAGCTTCAGAAGAAATCTTGGAACAATGGTTTGTACAAATGCTGGAGATGGAAAAAGCTGATGCAAAACTGAAACTAATGGAATCCCGTAAAGGATTGCTTGATGATAAGTACGTCTTTTTCTCACCAATCGGTAACACCATAAAACGCAAAGACAGAGAGATTAATTTTACTGAACAGAATTATATGTCAATGCTTAATAGCTTGAATGTTGCCAGATTAAGACAAAAAAACCTACAAATGACATCTGCAACTCTCCGGATCATTAATCCGCCGGTATATCCGGTAGCAGCAGAGGCAACCAACAGAAAATCTATCGTAATGGCTGTATTCTTTGGTAGTATAATTGCAATTCTGGGCTTTTTCTTGATCATAGAATTACTTGACAGGACATTAAGGGACAAAATGCGTGCCGAAAGATTAACATCGACAAAAATCATCGGAGCATTCCCCGGAAATGAGATTGGTCGTTTTCGAAACTTTAGCAAAACCAGGAATCAGATCTCGGCCAGATTTTTGGGTAATACCATTCTGGCTTATCTTCCTGAAAACAAAAAGAAAATCATAAATTTGCTGAGCACAGAATCGGGAGATGGGAAATCGTTTATAGGAAAACAACTTGAAGAACATTGGAATTCTATTGGATTAAATACAAAATATATATCGTGGAATGAGGATTTCTCAAAAGATTCAAGAGACTTTTTGTTAGCAAAATCGGCATACAACTTATGTAATGTAGCTGAAGATGTTGACATTCTGATTGTAGAGTATCCTCCTCTTAAAGAATGTGCAACCCCCAAAACACTTATAAATGAAGCTGGCTTGAATCTGTTTATTGCAAAAGCTAATAAAACATGGAAATTAACGGATCAAATACTTCTAAATCAGGTAAAGCAAACTGGTTCTGAATCTTCAGTATTATTATGTTTGAATAAAGCTGAAAATTGTGTTGTTGAAAGTTTTACAGGACAACTGCCTCCATACAATAAGCTCAACAATTTCTTATACAGATATTCTCAATTTGGGTTAACTGCTTCAGAATAA
- a CDS encoding O-antigen ligase family protein, which translates to MQRGSNIGYIIAAFPLIAIGTYLLIKKPLWSFIILFVCNYLISGFTRYYPLPIPISLLMDALIACAILTLLIKTTYEKVEWKRIYNPLALIISIWLLYCILELLNLNRASLSDWSVKVRSMSFYPLIMVIMVSVLITKYKQVKLLLLLWAILTILAALKGYWQKNHGFDATELRWLYVEGGYRTHLISTGVRYFSFFTDAGNYGSCMGFSMVIFSIAAIYIKKHWLKGLYIIAGLAGAYGMIISGTRGALIVPFAGFAFFVILSKKIKIALSTIILIITSFCFLNFTTIGENNALIRRMRSAFDKNDPSLNVRLENQKRLKEHLKDIPFGAGIGFGNTRDINNPDYEFMAIPRDSWFVNIWVQTGVVGLTLYVLVLFSGIIWGGYIIFFKIKNKELRGILAALLAGVVGMTASAYGNELLGQYPNCYLYFISFAVVFMGQYYDKELLEKHELLT; encoded by the coding sequence ATGCAAAGAGGGAGTAATATAGGGTATATTATTGCCGCTTTTCCACTTATAGCTATTGGTACATACTTATTAATAAAAAAACCACTGTGGAGTTTTATAATTCTTTTTGTATGTAATTATCTAATTTCTGGATTCACAAGGTATTACCCTCTCCCAATACCCATTAGTTTGCTTATGGATGCACTTATTGCTTGTGCAATCTTGACTCTTTTAATCAAAACGACTTATGAAAAAGTTGAATGGAAAAGGATATACAATCCTTTAGCATTAATAATATCTATCTGGCTACTTTATTGCATTCTTGAACTTCTTAATCTTAACAGAGCTTCACTGTCTGATTGGTCGGTTAAAGTTCGCAGTATGTCTTTTTATCCATTAATCATGGTTATTATGGTTTCTGTTTTGATAACTAAATATAAACAAGTAAAACTTTTGCTTTTATTGTGGGCTATTCTAACCATATTAGCCGCTTTAAAAGGTTATTGGCAAAAAAATCACGGATTTGATGCAACGGAACTTAGATGGTTATATGTCGAAGGTGGATACAGAACCCATTTAATTAGCACTGGGGTGCGTTATTTTTCCTTTTTCACTGATGCGGGTAATTATGGTTCTTGCATGGGTTTTTCAATGGTTATATTTTCAATAGCGGCTATATACATAAAAAAACATTGGCTAAAAGGTTTGTATATAATAGCCGGACTTGCAGGCGCTTATGGAATGATTATCTCAGGAACCCGAGGAGCCTTAATTGTCCCATTTGCCGGTTTTGCTTTCTTCGTGATTCTATCAAAAAAAATAAAGATTGCATTATCAACAATAATATTGATTATAACATCATTTTGTTTTCTAAACTTCACAACTATTGGGGAGAATAATGCATTGATTAGAAGAATGCGTTCTGCTTTCGATAAAAACGATCCTTCTTTAAATGTCAGGCTCGAAAATCAGAAAAGATTAAAAGAACATCTAAAAGATATTCCTTTTGGTGCCGGTATAGGATTTGGAAATACCCGTGATATTAATAATCCCGATTACGAATTTATGGCTATTCCAAGAGACTCCTGGTTTGTGAATATTTGGGTTCAAACTGGTGTCGTGGGATTAACTTTATATGTCCTGGTTTTGTTTTCCGGAATTATTTGGGGAGGATACATTATTTTTTTCAAAATAAAAAACAAAGAGTTGAGAGGAATTTTAGCCGCTTTATTAGCAGGAGTCGTTGGCATGACAGCATCTGCATATGGGAATGAATTATTAGGACAGTATCCTAACTGTTATCTCTATTTCATATCTTTTGCAGTTGTCTTTATGGGCCAATATTATGATAAAGAATTATTAGAAAAGCATGAATTACTTACCTGA
- a CDS encoding glycosyltransferase family 2 protein: MNYLPEISIITVNYNGLNDTCELIESLKRCSLSHEIIVVDNASKINEAMVLKEKYPHVITIRSEKNLGFSGGNNLGICQAKGKYIFLLNNDTFIEDDSFQYLIDRLESNTNIGCVSPKIRFAFPPRNIQFAGYLPLTTLTLRNDLIGFGEEDIGQYETTYSTPYCHGAAMMVKKEVIEKVGYMPEIYFLYYEELDWCTQMAKAGYELWYEPKCTVYHKESQSTGRGSNLRTFYLTRNRLLYAWRNRYGITRWVAILYQLFIAAPKNILYSLLRRKSDSVKAIFEGIMAFLKLKHKLS, from the coding sequence ATGAATTACTTACCTGAGATTTCTATCATCACAGTTAATTATAATGGATTAAATGACACCTGTGAATTAATTGAGTCACTTAAACGTTGTTCTCTTTCGCATGAGATCATTGTAGTTGATAATGCATCAAAAATTAACGAAGCAATGGTTTTAAAAGAAAAATACCCTCACGTGATAACAATTCGGAGCGAAAAGAATTTAGGGTTCTCAGGAGGCAATAATCTGGGTATTTGCCAGGCAAAAGGAAAATATATCTTTCTTTTGAATAACGACACTTTTATCGAAGATGACTCTTTTCAATATTTAATTGATCGATTGGAAAGTAATACTAATATTGGATGTGTTTCACCCAAAATCAGATTTGCTTTTCCTCCAAGAAATATTCAGTTTGCAGGGTATCTTCCACTTACCACATTAACATTACGCAATGATCTTATAGGCTTTGGAGAAGAAGACATAGGGCAATATGAAACAACATATTCAACTCCATACTGCCATGGTGCAGCAATGATGGTGAAAAAGGAAGTTATTGAAAAGGTTGGATATATGCCCGAAATATACTTTCTTTACTACGAGGAGTTGGATTGGTGTACTCAAATGGCAAAAGCAGGATATGAATTATGGTATGAACCTAAATGTACTGTTTATCATAAAGAGAGTCAAAGCACAGGCCGGGGAAGTAACCTGCGTACTTTCTATTTGACACGCAACCGACTTTTATATGCATGGCGCAACAGATATGGAATAACTCGATGGGTTGCCATTTTATATCAGTTATTCATTGCTGCTCCTAAAAACATACTGTATTCCCTGTTAAGGAGAAAGTCTGATTCTGTAAAAGCAATATTCGAAGGAATAATGGCATTCTTAAAATTAAAACACAAACTTAGTTAA
- a CDS encoding glycosyltransferase, with the protein MDVLFLLDTLDSTLFFLLALSIGYLLFFAFASIFESGSPYPSASKKYRFAVLFPAYKEDKVIVSSIASFLRQDYPKENYDIIVISDKMKVSTNLQLQELPIELLTVHFENSSKAKALNFAIEKLSDRVYDMVVIMDADNTVNPDFLQKISDAYECGANVIQAHRMAKNLNTSTAILDAVSEEINNSIFRKGHVKFGISSALIGSGMALEYSWFRENIKKVSSAGEDKELEKLLLKQRIYIDYMDNVPVYDEKTQKEISFHNQRRRWLSAQFASLWEALPDLPEAIISKNIDYCDKIIQWMMLPRVILIGITGLLSITFSLINWEWALKWWLLLFFLFLALCMAIPDYLVNKDFKKAIIKVPFLTLMMFINLFRMKGVNKSFIHTEHGEQ; encoded by the coding sequence ATGGACGTATTGTTTTTATTAGATACATTAGATTCTACTCTCTTTTTCCTTCTGGCATTATCAATCGGATACCTGCTGTTTTTTGCATTTGCCAGTATATTTGAGAGTGGCTCCCCCTATCCTTCTGCCAGTAAAAAATATCGTTTTGCTGTACTTTTCCCCGCCTATAAAGAGGATAAGGTAATAGTGTCTTCAATAGCTTCTTTTTTAAGACAGGATTATCCCAAAGAAAATTATGACATAATCGTTATCTCCGACAAAATGAAAGTAAGTACTAACCTGCAACTTCAGGAATTACCTATTGAACTATTGACTGTTCATTTCGAAAACAGCTCAAAAGCAAAAGCATTAAATTTTGCAATAGAAAAACTATCAGACAGAGTATATGATATGGTCGTGATTATGGATGCTGATAATACGGTTAATCCTGATTTTCTACAAAAGATTAGTGATGCATACGAATGTGGCGCTAATGTTATTCAGGCACATCGCATGGCAAAAAATCTAAACACAAGTACTGCAATTCTTGATGCAGTCAGTGAGGAGATAAATAATTCAATATTTCGTAAAGGACATGTAAAGTTTGGCATTTCATCCGCGTTGATCGGTTCGGGCATGGCATTAGAATACTCGTGGTTCAGAGAAAATATAAAAAAAGTATCGTCAGCCGGTGAAGATAAGGAGCTTGAGAAGCTTTTGCTTAAACAGCGAATATATATTGATTATATGGATAATGTTCCCGTATATGATGAAAAAACTCAAAAAGAAATTTCTTTTCACAATCAACGACGCAGATGGTTGTCTGCTCAGTTTGCATCTTTGTGGGAGGCATTACCAGACCTTCCAGAGGCTATTATATCAAAAAACATCGATTATTGCGATAAAATTATACAATGGATGATGCTTCCTCGCGTTATATTGATTGGAATTACAGGGTTGCTTTCTATAACATTTTCATTAATAAACTGGGAATGGGCTCTTAAATGGTGGCTTTTGCTTTTTTTCCTATTTCTTGCTTTATGCATGGCTATACCTGACTATCTGGTAAATAAAGACTTTAAAAAAGCTATTATAAAAGTTCCATTCTTAACTCTTATGATGTTTATTAATCTATTCAGAATGAAAGGAGTAAATAAGAGTTTTATTCATACAGAACACGGAGAACAATAA
- a CDS encoding acyltransferase, translating to MIYQQFKEKFKQHPGLKRLALNFIMHPVKTRPQWWIRMFQFVYLKRGKGSVIYRSVRKDLPPFNKFKIGKYSVVEDYSCLNNAVGDIIIGDYCRVGLNNTVIGPIEIGDRVNISQNVVLIGLDHVYNDVEKNLIEQGVTTSKITIEDDTTIGANSVILSGITIGKHCFIGAGSVVTKNIPSYSICVGNPAKVIKQYDFEKKEWARV from the coding sequence ATGATTTATCAACAATTTAAAGAAAAGTTTAAACAACATCCTGGATTAAAAAGGCTTGCACTCAACTTCATTATGCATCCGGTAAAAACTCGCCCACAATGGTGGATTCGTATGTTTCAGTTTGTCTATTTGAAAAGAGGCAAGGGTTCGGTGATTTATCGTAGCGTACGAAAAGATTTACCTCCGTTTAATAAATTTAAAATTGGAAAATATTCTGTTGTTGAAGACTATTCTTGTTTAAATAATGCTGTAGGAGATATTATTATAGGCGATTACTGCCGTGTAGGACTAAACAATACCGTTATCGGACCGATAGAAATTGGTGATAGGGTTAATATTTCACAAAACGTAGTACTTATAGGTCTAGACCATGTATATAATGATGTCGAAAAAAACTTAATTGAACAAGGTGTAACGACCTCAAAAATTACAATTGAAGATGATACAACAATAGGAGCCAATTCTGTTATTTTATCGGGGATAACTATTGGTAAGCATTGCTTTATTGGTGCAGGAAGTGTAGTAACAAAAAACATTCCTTCTTACTCAATATGCGTTGGTAACCCTGCCAAGGTCATTAAACAATATGACTTTGAAAAGAAAGAATGGGCCAGAGTGTAA